A region from the Camelus ferus isolate YT-003-E chromosome 1, BCGSAC_Cfer_1.0, whole genome shotgun sequence genome encodes:
- the LOC102515767 gene encoding olfactory receptor 5K1: MAKENHTTKNEFILTGFTDHPELKTMLFLVFFATYLITMVGNLSLVILISKEHRLHTPMYIFLGNLALVDSCCACAITPKMLANFFSENRMISLYECMAQFYFLCSVETADCFLLAAMAYDRYVAICNPLQYHTMMSKKLCIQMTTGAYTAGNLHSTIHVGLLFRLAFCGSNHINHSYCDILPLYRLSCVDPYVNELVLFIFSGSIQVFTIGSVLISYLHILFTIFKMKSKQGRVKAFSTCASHFLSVSLFYGSLFFMYIRPNLLEEGDKDIPAAILFTEVVPLLNPFIYSLRNKEVITVLRKILKEKKSQKNLKQMTPTVA, translated from the coding sequence ATGGCTAAAGAAAATCATACCACAAAAAATGAGTTTATACTCACAGGATTTACAGACCATCCAGAGCTGAAGACCATGCTGTTTCTGGTGTTCTTTGCCACCTACCTGATCACCATGGTGGGGAATCTTAGCCTGGTGATACTGATTTCAAAAGAGCATCGTCTTCACACACCAATGTACATCTTTCTGGGCAACCTTGCTCTTGTGGACTCTTGCTGTGCCTGTGCCATTACTCCTAAGATGTTAgcaaatttcttttctgaaaacagAATGATTTCCCTCTATGAATGCATggcacaattttattttctttgcagtgtTGAAACTGCAGACTGCTTTCTCCTGGCAGCAATGGCCTATGATCGCTATGTGGCCATATGTAACCCACTGCAGTACCACACAATGATGTCAAAGAAACTCTGCATTCAGATGACCACAGGGGCCTACACAGCTGGAAACCTGCACTCCACGATCCATGTAGGACTTTTATTTAGGTTAGCTTTCTGTGGATCTAATCACATCAACCACTCTTATTGTGATATTCTCCCTTTATACAGACTCTCCTGTGTTGACCCGTATGTCAACGAACTGGTACTATTTATCTTTTCAGGCTCAATTCAAGTCTTCACAATTGGTAGTGTCTTAATATCTTATCTCCACATTCTCTttaccattttcaaaatgaaatccaAACAGGGAAGGGTCAAAGCCTTTTCTACCTGTGCATCTcactttttgtctgtttcattattCTATGGATCTCTTTTCTTCATGTACATTAGACCAAATTTGCTTGAAGAAGGGGATAAAGATATACCAGCTGCTATTCTGTTTACAGAAGTAGTTCCCTTACTAAATCCTTTCATTTATAGCCTAAGAAATAAGGAAGTAATAACTGTCTTgagaaaaattttgaaggaaaaaaaatctcaaaagaatttGAAACAAATGACCCCTACTGTAGCTTAA